Genomic DNA from Clavibacter michiganensis:
TGGTGCGCTGCGAGGCCGCGGCCATCACGGCGACGGGGGAGGAGATCCCGTGCTGGAGGTGGCGGTGCCGGAGCCACGCGCTGTCGAAGCCGAGCTGCTCGCCGCGCTCGATGACGCGGAGGGTGGTCTCGTGGCCGGCCGCGGGATCCGCCGGGTCGAAGGTGCCGATGGTGAGGAAGCCGAGGCGTGTCAGCGGGGTACCGGATGCGGGCATGGACCGAGGGTAGGCGACCCGGGCGGATCAGGCCGTCGCGGGTGACCAGCCGAGCGCCGGGCCGAGGCGCTCGGCGACGTCGGTGAGGATCCGCGCCAGGTCGCCCGCGGGCAGCCCGGCCGGGAGGACGATCGCGAGCTCGTCGGCGGCCTGCACGGCGGGATCCGCGAGGAGCGCGGCGGCGAGCTCCTCGGACGGGCCCACGAGGTCTGGCGCGCGGACCATGCTCGACGCGGCACCCGGATCCTCCGACTGGTCGGCCCGCGCGGCCCGCTCGGCTCGCGTCGCCGCGTCGGCCGCGTACCGGGCTCGCTGCTCGGCCGTCGCGCCGTCGGTGGGGACCACGACGAGGGCCAGCGTGACGTGCGCGTCGGCCGGATCCGGGTGCGCGGCGCGGTACGCGTCGATGAGGTCCCGCTGGTCCTGCGCGAAGCCGCGGCCGCGGGATCCGCGCTCGGTCACGTCGGACGCGAGCAGCCGGAAGCCGTGCGCGCCCGCCCAGGTCGCCGTGCGGAGCGTCGCCGCGCCGTATCCCAGCCGGTCGGCGAGCCCGGGCGACGCCGGCTGCACGGTGGAGGTGAGGGCCTCGTCGTCCTCCGCGTCTCGTTCGTCGTCGTGCTCCTCCGCGCCCGGCACCGGCCCGCCGCGGAGCAGGTCGCGGAAGCGGAGCAGGCGCTCGCGGCCCGGCTCCTCGTGCTCGGCGGTCGTCGGGTGGATCGCCCGGTCGACGGCCGCGACGCGCGTCGGGTTGCCGACGGAGAGCCCGGGGCACAGGCGCCCGCCGGAGAGGAGGTCGACGGTGGCGAGGTCCTCGGCGAGGCGGAGCGGGTTCTCGGCGCGGACGGGGATCGACGCGGTGCCGAGCGCGATGCGGTGGGCGCGCTGGGACGCCGCCGCGAGCATCGCGACGGGGGAGGAGATCGCGTTCCTGAGGTGGTCGGGCCGGAGCCATGCGGTGTCGAGGCCGAGCGCGTCGCCGAGCTCCACGAGCCGCAGCGCGTCCTCCAGGCCGGTGGCGGGGTCGGCCGGGTCGAACGGGCCGGTGGTGAGGAAGCCGAGGCGCGTGGGCGCGGATCCGGGTGCGGGCATGGATCGAGGGTAGGCGGTGCGGATCCGGGCCGGCTCAGGGGATCAGGACGATCGACCCCGTCGTGCGCCGGGCCTCGAGGTCCTTGTGGGCGCGCGCGGCGTCCGCGAGCGGGTACGTCGCGCCGACGCGCACGTCGAGGGATCCGTCGAGGAGCCCCGCGAACAGCTCGCCCGCGCGCCACCGCCGCTCCTCCGCGTCGAGCAGGAAGTGGGCGAGCGTGGGGCGCGTGACCGAGAGGGATCCGCCGGAGTTGAGCCGCTGCAGGTCGAACGGCGGCACCTGGCCGCTCGCGCCGCCGAAGAGCACGAGCGTCCCGCGGATGCGCAGGGACGCGAGCGATCCGTCGAACGTGTCGCGGCCCACGCCGTCGTAGACGACGTCGACGCCGCGGCCGCCCGTCAGCTCGCGGACGCGCACGGGCACGTCGTCGTAGCCGAGCACGTGGGTCGCGCCGGCGCGCGCGCGAGGGCGGCCTTCTCCTCGTTCGACACCGTGGTGATCACCTCGACGCCGCGATCCACGAGCAGCTGCGTGAGCAGGAGCCCCACGCCGCCGGCGCCCGCGTGCACGAGCGCGCGATCCCCGGGGCCGGCCGGGTACGAGCTCGTCGCGAGGTAGTGCGCGGTGAGGCCCTGGAGCGGGAGCGCGGCGGCGGTCTCCATCGCGACCCCGTCCGGCACGGGCAGCAGCGTCTCCGCGCGGACGAGCGCGTGCTGCGCATATGTGCCCGACGCCTCGGCCGTCGCGACGCGGTCGCCCACGTGGACGCCGCTCACGCCGTCGCCGAGCGCCTCGATGACGCCGGCGGCCTCGGATCCCGGCACGTACGGGTGCGCCATCGGGTAGACGCCGCTGCGCCGGTACGTGTCGATGAAGTTGACGCCCGCGGCGTGCACGCGGATCCGCACCTCGCCGGGCCCGGGATCCGGCACCGGCCCGTCCGTCAGGGTCATGACCTCGGGGCCGCCGGGCCCCTGAACCTCGATGCGCGCGCTCATGGGTCCAGCCTGCCGGAATGCCGCCACGTCACGCGCGGTTGGGCTCCCATAGGCTCGAAGTCGAGCAGGTGCGCGCGGCAGCGTCCCGCACCGACCAGGATCACGACGAAGGTGGAACCCATGGCAGGTCGCGTCTACGACGACATCACCCAGCTGGTCGGCGGCACGCCGCTCGTCCGGCTCAACCGGCTCACCGAGGGGCTCGACGCCACGGTGCTCGTGAAGCTCGAGTCGCACAACCCGGCGTCCAGCGTGAAGGACCGCATCGGCGTCGCGATCATCGACGCGGCCGAGGAGGCGGGGGCGCTCAAGCCCGGCGGCACGATCGTCGAGGGCACGAGCGGCAACACGGGCATCGCGCTCGCGATGGTCGGCGCGGCGCGCGGCTACAAGGTCGTCCTCACGATGCCCGAGACCATGAGCGTCGAGCGCCGGCTGGTGCTGCGCGCGTACGGCGCCGAGATCGTGCTGACCCCCGGACCCGAGGGCATGCGCGGCGCGGTCGACCGGGCCAAGCAGATCGTGGACGAGACGCCGAACGCCATCTGGGCGAAGCAGTTCGCGAACGCGGCCAACCCGCAGAAGCACCGCGAGACCACGGCTGAGGAGGTCTGGGCGGACACCGACGGCGGCGTCGACGTGTTCATCGCGGGCGTCGGCACGGGCGGCACCATCACGGGCGTCGGCCAGGTGCTCAAGGAGCGGAAGCCGGGCGTCAAGATCGTCGCGGTCGAGCCGCTCGACTCGCCCATCCTCAACGGCGGCAAGCCCGGCCCGCACAAGATCCAGGGCATCGGCGCGAACTTCGTGCCCGAGATCCTCGACACCGAGATCTACGACGAGGTCGTCGATGTCTCCCTTGAGGACTCGATCCGCGTCTCCCGCGCGCTCGCGACCGACGAGGGCATCCTCTGCGGCATCTCGTCCGGATCCATCGTGTGGGCCGCGCTCGAGATCGCGAAGCGGCCGGAGAGCGCGGGCAAGACCATCGTCGCGATCGTGTGCGACTACGGCGAGCGGTACCTCTCGACCGTGCTGTTCGACGACCTGCGCGACTAGGCGTGGGGATCGTCCCCCGGGTCGTCGAGGACCTCCGCACCGCGCGCGCCCACGATCCGGCCGCGCGCGGGTACCTGGAGATGGTGCTCGGCTACCCGGGCCTGCACGCCGTGTGGCTGCACCGGGTGTCGCACGCGCTGTGGCGCCGGCGCATCCGCTTGGCGGCACGACTGCTCGCACAGGTGGGCCGGGCGCTGACCGGGGTGGAGATCCACCCGGGCGCGCGCATCGGCCGGCGGCTGTTCATCGACCACGGCATGGGCGTCGTGATCGGCGCGACGGCCGAGGTCGGCGACGACGTGCTGATGTACCACGGCGTCACGCTCGGCGGGAAGAGCCTCGTGCACGGCAAGCGACACCCGACGGTCGGCGACCGCGTCACCATCGGGGCCGGTGCGAAGCTGCTCGGGCCCATCACCGTCGGCGCCGGCAGTGTCATCGGCGCGAACGCGGTGGTCGTGAAGGACGCGCCCGCGGGATCCGTGCTCACGGGCATCCCCGCGGTCGAGACCGGGAAGCGGGCCGGGCGCGCGCCGGACGCGCACGTGGATCCGGCGTTCTTCGTCGATCCCGGGATCTACATCTGATGCCGCAGCCCGAGGAGACGGCGCCGGAGCCGACGCCG
This window encodes:
- a CDS encoding LLM class flavin-dependent oxidoreductase, producing the protein MPAPGSAPTRLGFLTTGPFDPADPATGLEDALRLVELGDALGLDTAWLRPDHLRNAISSPVAMLAAASQRAHRIALGTASIPVRAENPLRLAEDLATVDLLSGGRLCPGLSVGNPTRVAAVDRAIHPTTAEHEEPGRERLLRFRDLLRGGPVPGAEEHDDERDAEDDEALTSTVQPASPGLADRLGYGAATLRTATWAGAHGFRLLASDVTERGSRGRGFAQDQRDLIDAYRAAHPDPADAHVTLALVVVPTDGATAEQRARYAADAATRAERAARADQSEDPGAASSMVRAPDLVGPSEELAAALLADPAVQAADELAIVLPAGLPAGDLARILTDVAERLGPALGWSPATA
- the cysK gene encoding cysteine synthase A, with the protein product MAGRVYDDITQLVGGTPLVRLNRLTEGLDATVLVKLESHNPASSVKDRIGVAIIDAAEEAGALKPGGTIVEGTSGNTGIALAMVGAARGYKVVLTMPETMSVERRLVLRAYGAEIVLTPGPEGMRGAVDRAKQIVDETPNAIWAKQFANAANPQKHRETTAEEVWADTDGGVDVFIAGVGTGGTITGVGQVLKERKPGVKIVAVEPLDSPILNGGKPGPHKIQGIGANFVPEILDTEIYDEVVDVSLEDSIRVSRALATDEGILCGISSGSIVWAALEIAKRPESAGKTIVAIVCDYGERYLSTVLFDDLRD
- the epsC gene encoding serine O-acetyltransferase EpsC, whose product is MGIVPRVVEDLRTARAHDPAARGYLEMVLGYPGLHAVWLHRVSHALWRRRIRLAARLLAQVGRALTGVEIHPGARIGRRLFIDHGMGVVIGATAEVGDDVLMYHGVTLGGKSLVHGKRHPTVGDRVTIGAGAKLLGPITVGAGSVIGANAVVVKDAPAGSVLTGIPAVETGKRAGRAPDAHVDPAFFVDPGIYI